The Crocinitomicaceae bacterium genome includes a region encoding these proteins:
- a CDS encoding DUF4286 family protein — translation MIIYNVTVNVDHDVHDDWLQWMQETHIPEVMATGLFLEAKISRILAEEDGGKSYAIQYLSPDMATYEKYRDEFAPDLQQKQTSRYAGKFVAFRTLLRVENSFSK, via the coding sequence ATGATAATTTACAATGTAACAGTGAATGTTGATCATGATGTTCATGATGACTGGTTGCAGTGGATGCAAGAAACTCACATCCCTGAAGTAATGGCAACCGGTCTTTTTCTTGAGGCAAAAATCTCTCGCATTTTGGCTGAAGAGGATGGAGGAAAATCTTATGCCATACAATATCTTTCACCTGATATGGCTACGTATGAAAAGTATCGTGATGAGTTTGCTCCTGACTTGCAGCAAAAACAAACCAGTCGATATGCAGGTAAATTTGTTGCGTTCAGAACTCTGCTGCGTGTAGAAAATAGTTTTTCAAAATGA